ACAATCACTTTCGCCCGTCCATCTTAAATTATATACTTACATAATATAGACAACAGCTTAGAAGTTACTTATACAACTCGCTGGTCAACCCACAAGTCGCATAATGAAAAATCTGCTAAGCTTTATACTACTTTCTTGTACAATTCATGAATCATACTCACAACATATTACCGGGATCATCCAATCTGAAGAAGACGGCTTAGGAATTGAAGGTGCCCATATTGTCAACATTAGCAAAAACTTGATGGCCATTTCCTCTGAATTAGGAAATTTTAGAATTGAAGGTGAAACCGCTGATACTTTAATGGTAAGCAACATTAATTATGTTTCAAAACAATTCATCTATTACGGAAACGATAAAGTCTCCATACTATTAAAACCAAATCTAATTCAACTTGAAGAGGTGATTGTTAGCAACCTACCTAAAACTGCAAACGACTTTCGTAAAAAATTAATTGCAATGCCTATGCAGCACAATGATCAATTCATTCCCTTTGGCGTAACGCCAGGAAAAGCTCGGTCTGAGATCCCTCCGCTTTACGATCGAGATATTAGCGGTATAAAATATAAGTTTAGCGGAAAACGTACTAAGGAAAAAGTTAAATACTATAGGATTAAAGCTGATCTTGACGACTCAATTATTAGAAATAAAAAATACAACAGGGAATTAGTTGCTTCACTTACAGGATTGGAAGTAGTCGAATTAACCAGTTTTATAAATTATATGAAATTAAGCAAGTATTTCTTGGATAGCTCTTCAGCATATGAAATTGCCGAAAGAATCAAAGAGGAATTTGAAGAGTATCAGGCGGTAAAAAATTAGAACTGAAAGTATGGAAAACATCTCAATTGAATTAAGCATAGAAATGTTTGCTAAAAGATCAATCAGTTAAATAGAGGTACTATTAAATTATAGGTCTACACCTAGATTATATACATCAGTAAAATTTTCAAATTGAAATATGATTTATTAGTGGAATAAATTACATTTACTTAGTTGAAATCAGGCCTATTTGATTAGTCATAAAAAAATAAACATCAAATAGAATATTTTATATACAATTATTCTTGAACCAGTAGTCTTAGATTTTTACGTAAACGAACCAACATATCGACTTATGTCTTCATCTAGCAAAAGAACCCAAAAGGCACTCCAAACCTTAAATATGCTCCATGACATTCCAGAGCTGATAAAAAAGGTGAAGAATAAATCAGGAACTGTAGAAGACCATCAGTATTTCCCTATTGAATTCCCAGTAAGCGATGAAGGCTCTTCAAAAAGAAAAGCCTTCATCAAAGATTATTTACAGCGAAATCCTGAAAATTTATTTCAAGAAAGCGAGAAGATTACCGCAGAAGATTTCAGGGGAAATATTGAAAATTTTATAGGCTGCATTCAGCTTCCAACCGGAATGATAGGCCCACTGAGAGTAGTGGGATCAGTAGCTCAAGGCGATTTTTATGTCCCGCTTGCTACAACCGAAGGTGCCTTAGTAGCTTCTTACCAAAGAGGGGCAAAAGCATGTACGCTGGCTGGAGGCGCTACATCTATTTGCCTAATTGAATCGGTCAAAAGATCTCCTGTTTTTAAATTTGATAATCTAGGAGATTTGGGCAGCTTTTTGGTTTGGTTTTATGAGCAAACTGCTCATTTCCATAAGTTAGTCCAAAAAAGTAGTCGATTTGCTCAATTGCAGGATATAAGCTCCAATATAGAAGGCAACCACCTCATTTTGACTTTTGAATTTGAAACGGGTGATGCATCAGGACAGAATATGGTAACCATTTGTACGGATCATATTTGCCAATTCATTTTAGCAAATAGTCCTATTAAACCTCTTAAATGGTACGTAGAAGGCAACTACTCCGGAGATAAAAAAGCTACTTCTCTATCATTCTCGAGTGTAAGGGGCAAAAAAGTTACAACGGAAATTACCTTGCCAGAGTCTATAGTTAGAGATGTACTGAAGAGCAGC
This is a stretch of genomic DNA from Marivirga harenae. It encodes these proteins:
- a CDS encoding hydroxymethylglutaryl-CoA reductase yields the protein MSSSSKRTQKALQTLNMLHDIPELIKKVKNKSGTVEDHQYFPIEFPVSDEGSSKRKAFIKDYLQRNPENLFQESEKITAEDFRGNIENFIGCIQLPTGMIGPLRVVGSVAQGDFYVPLATTEGALVASYQRGAKACTLAGGATSICLIESVKRSPVFKFDNLGDLGSFLVWFYEQTAHFHKLVQKSSRFAQLQDISSNIEGNHLILTFEFETGDASGQNMVTICTDHICQFILANSPIKPLKWYVEGNYSGDKKATSLSFSSVRGKKVTTEITLPESIVRDVLKSSPKEMEEYWKTSTLGTIQSGAIGAQGHYANGLTALFLATGQDVACIAEAAVGVTRMEVNESGNLYASVTLPNLIVGTIGGGTGLPTQKECLELMDCYGEGKARKFAEICGAVVLAGELSIAAALSVGHFTAAHQKLGRTK